In a genomic window of Branchiostoma floridae strain S238N-H82 chromosome 19, Bfl_VNyyK, whole genome shotgun sequence:
- the LOC118406284 gene encoding transmembrane protease serine 3-like yields MRFLTVVLSMALAVAMATNMAEAGRLRQSLKEMMRQLIMENSQTTVPPTQQARVGEDKEKNTVACGGDLTAASGTLASPNYPSNYPDSADCKWRIMPPRGGPVTLQFQDLQTENGYDHVSVYDGLTINDPLIGKLTGNTAPADPISGTNTLGMLVVFTSDYSLNEKGFTATYTSDGNTPTECTQYTCPSSLECIHWSWLCDDVRDCADGSDENNCFQCDADKRKPSKMPQSWVCDGITDCHDQADESNCNDEQVFEATWSAWSEWSECSAECEGTRQRTRTCNVPEGAPSYITCTGNDVQIEACGTPGPCSTEPQSGCGTRQSERSNERIINGQDAQRGAWPWQVQLKRGSGSIPFCGGTLIDREWVLSAAHCFHGFNWRPTNLHVVIGAQNLRTPPIDQGSIVVTPLQFFVKEDYDPNRINNDIALIKIPPVDYPTDYINSACLPEAQEVFNGNSLCFTTGWGVTDEGRMADVLQEARVPLIDNGVCNGPTSYAGALTDKMLCAGYLAGGIDACQGDSGGPLVCQNSQGRWSLVGITSWGYGCASENFPGVYARVQSFLPWIADKMAANRELIDPEGSGDNVN; encoded by the exons atGCGGTTTCTGACGGTGGTGTTGTCGATGGCGCtggccgttgctatggcaacaaaTATGGCGGAGGCGGGAAGACTGAGACAATCTTTGAAAGAGATGATGCGACAGTTGATAATGGAGAACAGCCAGACGACGGTGCCCCCCACACAACAGGCCAGGGTCGGAGAAGACAAgg AGAAAAATACGGTTGCCTGCGGTGGCGACTTAACGGCTGCATCCGGGACCTTGGCCTCACCGAACTACCCAAGCAACTATCCCGACAGTGCCGACTGCAAATGGCGAATCATGCCCCCTAGGGGCGGGCCGGTCACACTGCAGTTCCAAGACTTACAAACAGAGAACGGATACGACCACGTGTCTGTGTACGATGGTCTGACTATCAACGACCCTCTTATTGGAAA GCTCACCGGAAATACCGCCCCAGCTGACCCCATTTCCGGTACAAACACGCTAGGCATGCTGGTCGTCTTCACCAGTGATTACAGTCTCAACGAAAAGGGCTTTACTGCAACTTACACTTCCg ACGGAAATACGCCGACCGAGTGCACCCAATACACCTGCCCTTCGTCACTCGAGTGTATCCACTGGAGCTGGCtctgtgatgacgtcagagacTGTGCCGACGGAAGTGACGAAAACAACTGTTTCC AATGTGACGCCGACAAGCGTAAGCCCAGTAAAATGCCGCAGAGCTGGGTTTGCGATGGAATCACTGACTGTCATGACCAAGCGGACGAGTCTAACTGTAACGATGAACAAGTCTTTG AGGCCACGTGGTCTGCTTGGTCCGAGTGGAGTGAGTGTTCTGCTGAGTGTGAGGGTACCAGACAACGTACACGCACCTGCAACGTACCGGAAGGAGCGCCATCTTATATCACCTGCACCGGAAATGACGTTCAGATCGAAGCATGTGGCACACCCGGGCCATGCTCTACAGAGCCAC AAAGCGGATGCGGAACCCGCCAATCAGAGAGAAGCAACGAGCGCATCATCAACGGTCAGGACGCACAGCGGGGGGCGTGGCCGTGGCAGGTGCAGCTAAAACGAGGCTCTGGTTCCATCCCCTTCTGCGGCGGCACCTTGATTGACAGGGAATGGGTCCTGTCGGCTGCTCACTGCTTCCACGGTTTTAA ctGGCGACCGACCAACCTTCACGTGGTGATCGGAGCACAAAATCTGCGCACCCCTCCTATAGACCAAGGCTCCATCGTGGTCACTCCCCTACAGTTCTTTGTCAAGGAAGACTACGATCCTAACAG GATTAACAACGACATTGCCCTAATCAAGATCCCACCAGTGGACTACCCTACTGACTACATCAACTCGGCCTGTCTACCGGAAGCACAGGAAGTGTTCAACGGCAACTCCCTGTGTTTCACCACCGGCTGGGGAGTCACTGACG AGGGGCGCATGGCAGATGTTCTACAGGAGGCCCGCGTACCCCTCATCGACAACGGCGTGTGCAACGGTCCTACATCCTACGCAGGTGCACTAACGGATAAGATGCTGTGCGCTGGCTATCTGGCCGGAGGAATCGACGCTTGTCAG GGTGATTCAGGGGGTCCGTTGGTTTGTCAGAACAGCCAGGGGCGCTGGTCTCTGGTCGGCATTACGTCATGGGGCTACGGATGCGCCAGCGAGAACTTCCCAGGAGTCTATGCGCGCGTACAG TCATTCCTGCCATGGATTGCggacaagatggcggccaacCGCGAATTAATCGATCCCGAGGGATCCGGTGATAATGTTAACTAA